CCGAGTCATgttcaattagatcctactctcttatcttaTTCGTGACAATTTTCTATTGTCTACTCTTGAACTTTTATACGTCATAAAAGTCCATCAATATACTTACATCAGTCTATTCCTCGAGCAAGAATGTAGATTCTCACTCCCCCTATTCTTTCCATATTTTCTTTAACCTCTAATGTCTCggtatgaaacattagaatttaggtctttattatttattctttataataaaaactGTTATTCTTTATCCCATTTTCccatctaccttgtcactatcacaTAGTTTTCGTTTGaacaaatacagttttgtcTTGCATACACTAACgcttaacaaatacaaatacaaTTTGTCAGACAAATACAATTTATCTCGTTTGAGATAATTATAATTTGTCTTGCCTGCAGGCCTTTTTAAATCtcacttttcaaacaaattgtgaattcaCAAATTCATGATTCAAAAtctttttcatacaattgtgcttcagggtgatgatatctctcatccccaaggacTTGTTATCTCAATTTGCTTTTCTttgatatactgatatatcaatatatatgatgcatgcccttGTCAatttgttttatgtatatatgtaataaatataaaattcaagtatgcttcttctattatgattttcgcaacatgcattttgaatgcatctgagcacaattatacgttcaattgtaaaataaaactttaagaAGTTTCTTTCAAATTACTTCTCTGTGCCATTTCAAGGTTATCCTAgctaatcctcacattaggctttattattttttattaaacatttatcttttatgttattattcatcgtCAGGCTGTTTATTAACATTTATCATTCATAAGTATGTGTTGTCTTGATTAAGAATATTCTTTatctgtactttatgttttctagttttagtacCTCATAccaaaacacataaacatacttACTTAAACGTAAGACACATATTTTTAATGATACTTGAGGATGATTGTTAAGGCGGTGgtgcctctcgaatcatcaGACATTTTTCTCGTCTGCATCGGCATATAAGTTTTCCTTTACCTTTCCCCCTCGCTGTGCAAAGTAAGGGTTGTTGAACTCAGCAGCAGAACTCTATGGAATGTATAGGTAGGCTCGTCAGGTTTGATGTAGTAGAATGGCTGTGGTGGTGTATGGTTACTCATCAATCGCTTCTCAATCTGTCTAGCCCGTCCAGCCAAATACATCATTGTGTCAAATTGCTCCGCCATCAGTTCCTTAAACTCTGAACCCAAGCCTCTTACAAATCTTTTACCAACTTTAACTCCATCTCTCATTAACTCAGGAACCTGTTCACATATCCTAGTGAACTCTATAGCATAGCCTCCTACTAGTAGATCCTCCATCGTGAACCTACTCACATAGTGTCTTTGCCTATTCAAACTCTATTCCTCATGTTCCTCATTGACATGCACATCTTCCCACTTTTGACTTGGGGAATGACTTATTGTTTTTTCTGAATACTCTTAAGATGGCTTACTTCTCCTAATAAACTGTTCTAGCCTAAATCTTGTAAAGGCTGATGTGGCTGGCACTGTCATTAGAACTATCCTAATCCCCCATATATTCTTCTAGATCCTCTGATCTGATAGCATCAATCTCATTATCCATGTCATAAATTGAAGCAGAATTTCCAGGTTCTAATGGATTAGGCAAGTCAAGTGTAACACCCACATTTGAATATCATATAGTTATGCTCGTGCATTTTCATTCATTTTGACGATTAAGAGTAAGTGTCATTCATAAGCATTTACGTGAACATTTAAACATATGATGGATGTATAATTAAATGGAATAATGGGGGTTTGATTAAtgcaataaatatttaaaatgaagaATAGTAAATACAACGACAAACaaatatattagaaataaattgTATTGAAAGCACGTCGGTAAAACTTAATTGGTGTGGTTACCATGAaaagaaataaactaaaagggtaAAGTTGgagtttaattatatttcaaggattatatttgatttttctaTTGGAAGATAATTGTATGAAACTAATTCTATTTTAGTTGAGTGAAAACTTATGTATAAGTTAAATATCACCACTTTAGCTATATTTTCTTCATTTATCTAAACATGAGAGAAGAAAGAGTAGGAAAGTGATGAAAACCTAAACCTAACTCTAGAAACAAGATCAATTATACTTTAATTGAAGTTTGGAGCAAGAAACTAATATATTTGGTAAGTAATTTAAGTGTTTTGGTTGATTAGGTTAGAGTTCATCATCTTTTTGAAAGCAATCTACACATATCCGAAACTTTTATCTCTGTTGTTTATATCATTAACCGGGTTATTGAACTCTAAATGGATttattcttgattctatggaaaTTAAAGCCAATCAACTACAATTGTTATTCTTTGTGTTTCATCATTGGAAATCGTTATGATAGCTTAATACTCCATACCATTTTGTTGCTCTGTCTACCTATACAGCCTGATAGGGTGTCCCCAAAATATGAATATCTCATTGTACTGAGATCTAATTTGgttggttttttttgttatattttctagactcatataaatataacttcACTGAAGGGTTTTgtcaaattatgtttatattgatGTGTGGATCAATTGCAAGATAGGGTATATGTTCTGCCTACTTTGTAGAACTATTGCTGCACCATTAGCTACttgttaaattactaaaatgagTAATACATGTCCAAACGATGTCATTTTTGATTCTGTGGATTCTTTAGGATGTTAACTAAAACATTTTAGTTTTGACAAAAGACTAATTCTATCATTTGGATGGTGAATAAGTAAGTAACATTTAGATGTATAACCTTTCTAGACAGTTTAACCTAGTGGTGTTGTAATGTGCATAATCTAATTTATACTAATCCAATTGATGTGCATCCAATTGGAAATGAAATTAGACTCAAATGTACAGGACTCATATCAATATTTTGTATAAATGATGTTTGAGTTAGGAGTAGTACCTATTTGAAGTCATTACACATAATCTGCCTAGAAAAGGGGTTATGGTTACTAGTTTATTTCTTTatgtaaattatcaaaatagttttactTTGTAAATGAATTGAGATCGTATATGTGAATAGGTACTTATAGAATAGAAGGTACAACGACGGACAAGCCTGGAACTTCACGGGTTTGAGACTCAATGAATTGAGTAAGTGAATAGATGgtgttatacttggtatataCGTTTGTTTGCAATTGCGATTAATTTGAGACGTATATGTGCTTGTGAATTATGGTTGAATTGTTTGCACGAGTCATGTTTTGGTTTTGATAATCATGTCatgcttatgtttggatattcGATAAGAATTGAgatagtcgttggttgcctaaaatagcgattcgggccaacgacgtgagattaagttattggttgcctaaagggcgatttgggccaataactatgttggttgcctatatggcgatCTGGTCCAACATGTGAATTATGCGCATGACTGAATATTCTTTTTGTAAGCTTGACGTTGATTGGAAATGGGtgaatatgtttggtttgaattgaacATTGGATTGTTATGTTTGTTATGGTTATTGCTAATGTTGAATGGATCAGCGGTTGAGTTATTTATTAGTTACTTGGAATGCTTatgaatgtgtatatttagtaGGCATATATCTATTTGCTTATTGAGTTGTAGGCTGACCCCTCTGTGTTATATTTTTTCAGgatacaaagagttgcattgagtcgacatttgcaTCTGATAGAGATTTCGGGTGGGCCAATGGAGAGTTCATTGCACGTGCAtatattttgaagtgtttatgtAAATAAGTTAtataaatgaaacgtttgaCTAAGAGTTTTTGTATAATGTTATGTATAAGTGATTGATGTGAGATAGTTTAAATTTTACGGTTATGTGATAAGTTAAaacttttgtgtcgtaacatgaAATGTATGAAATGGATTATGTTGTGTTTGTTGTAACTTTAtgagtaaataatattttaattaagaggGTGTGACATTtagtggtatcagagcgggGATTAGATTCCCTAGGGCGTAGAGTTGTGATGCATATTGGCATAACATGCATAACATGATATACATCTAATTGATGTAGTACATATTCTATAGGATGGATGAGCATGGAGATGATTCCATTAGCCCAGAAATGTCTGTTCAGTCTGTGCATGGTCCTGGAAATGCTTCTTTTAATGAACAGGAACATTCTGAGGATAATGCTCCACCGCAAGATGAAAATCCTTTGCTACGATAGTTTATTGAAATATTGCAAAGAATAGCAGCACCTCCGCACCATAGAGCACAGGAAccagaaattaataaaaactattACAGAGTTAGGAAACAAGGGGCAAAGACATTTGGAGGTACTACAGATCCTGCAGAAGCTGAAGAATGGTTGAGAAATACAGAGAGAGTTTTAGATTGAATTGAATGCAGTGTCATTATTTGAGAAGGATACTTTGGATTGGTGGGAAACAGTTCCAGGAAGCGGAAATAGGTCATTGACTTTAACCTGGGATGATTTCCTCAGAGAATTTGGTGAGAAATACATGCCACCAGTGTATcgtgataaaaagaaaattgaattcaTGGAACAGAAGCAGAATGAGTTATCAGTGGCTGAATATGAACTTCAATTTGTCAGATCTTCAAAGTATGCAACTGAAGAGATAACTATTGAGGAAAGGAAAAGAAGTAAATTTGAAAGGGGTTTGAACATTGATATTCGAAAGAAAATTGCTGTTAAGACTTCTACTGATAGTGCATTGATTGAAGCGGCATTGAGGGCTGAAGAAATACTAGTTGAAAGGAGTGAGATAGagtctaaaaagaagaaaatgactGGGACTTTTACTGCTCCTTCAAGACATGGTAGTTCCTTTTCTTTTAGAGGATTAAGTTCAAGTACTAGTGGCTATAGGGGGAAGGGAAGAGGTCAGTCAAGTAAGCCATCCTCAATATTATTTGGCAGGGGTTGATATACATCTACTTGGTTTCATTGTAGACAACACCTAACAAGGTCAGTTAGTGTGGGATCTACTCCTATGTGTGCTAACTGTGGTAGAGTACATTCAGGGAGTGTTGGGGACGAAATCCTATTGTGTGTTATAATTGTCGTCAGCCTGGCCATATTATTAGAGATTATCCACTCAGGAAAGGTTATCTTGAGGAATCTTAAGCTATGGGTCAGAGTAGTGTGGGTGAAAATATACACAAAGTGGGTGTAGGTCGGGAAAGAGGAACATGTAATAGAGGAGGAACATCTTCAGCTATACAGTCTGGATATACAGGCCAACCTCAGACCCAAGCCCGAGTATTTGCAGTGACGAGACAAGATGCACCTACTGCACCAGATGTGATTACTGGTACATTTTCTATCTGTAATTGTGATGGACATCTGTTAATTGATCCTGGATCTACATGTTCATTCATATCACATGAGTTTGTATTACGTGTGCATGGCATATTAGAACCATTGGGacatgatatatatgtttctaTGCCTACTGGGgttgttattattataaatactaTGATAAAATCTTGTCCTATAGTTGTGGATGGTATGAACTTACAAGCTGATTTGATTGTTATTCGCTTGAGAGAGTTTGATGTTATATTGGGTATGGATTGGTTGTCAAAACATCATGCAATTGTTGATTGTCAAACTAAAGAAGTAGTTATGAAAATTCAAGGGTAAATGAAAACGATGATTGTTGGGGAAAGGAAAACAATGCCTAATTGTTTAATCTCTGCTATTACTCgttttatttgattaaagatgGATGTCAAGCATATTTGGCTAGTGTAATAGATATGACTAAAGTTAGTCCGGGGGTTTCAGAAATTCCAGTAGTGAGAGACTTTCCAGATGTGTTTCTTGATGATTTGCCTGGATTGCCACAACATAAGGAGGTTGATTTTGAAATTGCAACAATACCTGGATCAGCTCCAATTTCTATTGCACCATATAGAATGGCACCACTGGAATTGAAAGAACTCAAGAAACAGATAGAAGAACTACTTGATAAGGGGTTCATCAGGCCTAGTATTTCTCCCTAGGGCGCACCTGTGTTATTTGTAAAGAACAAAGATGGTAGTTTGCAATTATGCATTGATTATAAACAATTGAATAGGGTTACTGTGAATAATAAATATTCATTGTTAAGAATTGATGATTTACTGGATCAATTAAGAGGTGCCATtgtattttctaaaattgattTGCGATCAGGATATTGGCAACTCCGAGTTGAGGAAAAGTCTATTCCTAAAACTGCATTTAGAACTAGGTATGGTCATTATGAGTTTATTGTGATGCAGTTTGGATTGACGAATGCTCCAGCTGCTTTTATGTCATTAATGAACAAAACGTTTCAGCAGTATCTAGATCAGTTTgtgattgtgtttattgatgatattcttaTATATTCTCATAGCCATGAAGAACATGAACAACATTTGAGAATTGTCTTACAAGTTTTGAAAGACAAGCAACTTTATGCCAAGTTTAGTAAATGTGAATTCTGGTAGGTAGAAATAGTCTTTTTGGGGCATATAATTTCTAAACATGGTGTACAACCAGATCCATCAAAAATTAAAGCTATTCTTGAATGGGAGTCACCAAAGAATGTTACAGAAGTTCGAAGTTTTCTGGTTTTAGAAGGGTATTACAGAAGATTTGTGAAAGACTTTTCTGTTATTGCAAAACCGTTGAGAAATTTGCTGAAAAAGAATGCAACTTTCAAGTGGATTAACACATGTGAGAAAAGCTTTGAGGAATTAAAGAAAAGGCTTACTTCAGCACCAATACTTTCTTTACCATCTGAAAATGGAGGTTATGTGGTTTACACTGATGCATCAAAGAAAGGCTTTGTATGTGTATTAATGCAACATGGGAAGGTTATTGCTTATGCTTCCAGACAACTACGACCTCATGAAGTAAATTATCCAACACATGATCTAGAACTAAAACCCATTGTGCATGCATTGAAGACATGGAGGCATTACTTATATGGTGAGACGTTTCAAGTTTTCACAGATCACAAAAGCTTGAAATATATTCCTACATAGAAAGAGTTGAATTTAAGGCAAATAAGATGGATTGAGTTACTGAAAGATTATGATTGTACTATTGATTATCATCCTGGAAAAATAAATGTTGTTGCTGATGCTTTGAGTCGAAAGGTTGTGGATCGTATGGCAGGTATGCTCTGTTATGATATTGAATATTTAGTTGCACTTCGAGGAATGAATACTTGGTTGGACACACATGATGATATCTTATTAGCCACCTTGCAAGTGAAGCCTTCTattgaagataaaattaaagaagCTCAATTTGAAGATCCTTATTTACAGAAGATGAGAAGAAAGGTTGAACAAGGAAAACATGATCAATTTATTCTGAGAGATGATGGTCTTTTGTTAAATGGCAGTCGTGTTTGTGTTCCAAATGTGGAAAACTTGAGGGAGGAAATATTAGAAGAAGCTCATAATGCACCCTATAATATGCATCCTGGAAGTACTAAAATGTATAGGAATATGAAGCCTTTTTATTAGTGGCCAACAATGAAGAAAGATGTGTCAGAATTTGTGGCTAAATACTTAATATGTGAACAAGTGAAAGCAGAACATCAGGCACCTGCAGGTAAACTTCATTCTTTAGCTATagcagagtggaaatgggagaaaatataagggttaattgcaaattaatacacgaactttagcctaatttgcaattacaacacgaactttgaaacttggcaacttaatacaccaactttcatttttttggcaaattagtacaccgaccaatcatacaacaacacttggctgcatatgacaaggtccacgttagtgtttttccagtttggtgtatcaattcgccaaaaaataaaaatcggtgtaccaatttgccaagttttaaagttcgtgttgtaattgcaaattagggtaaagtttgtgtattaatttgcaattaacccaaaatATAACTATGGATATTGTTGTTGGGTTGCCACGTACATTCAGAAAGCATGATTCTATTTGGGTTATTGTTGATAGACTCACTAAATCTTCTAATTTCTTACCTGTTCAATAAACTGATTCCCTAGATAAATTGGCTACATTATATGTTTGTGAGATTGTTTGATTGCATGGTGTGCCTATTTCAATTGTGTCTGATAGAGATCCACGGTTTACTTCACACTTTTGGGGTAGTTTACAAAATGCCATGGATACTAAGTTGCATTTCAGTACAGCATTTCATCCGCAGACAGATGGGCAATCAGAAAGAACTATTCAGACTTTGTAGAACATGATGAGAGTTTGAGCAATAGAGTTTAAAGGGAACTGCGATGATCATTTACCTTTGATGGAATTTGCCTACAATAATAGTTTTCATTATAGTATAGGTATGGCTCCATATGAAGCACTGTATGGAAGAAAGTGTCGAACTCCAGTGTGTTGGGATATTTAAGGAATGAGACAGCTTGAAGGTCCTGAAATAGTTCAAGAAACTGTAGGTAAGATACGAACAGTCCAACAGTGTTTGAAAGCATCACAAGATCGGAAAAAGAGCTACACTGATAGACATTATAGGGAAATGGAATATGAAGTGGGTGAGAAAGTATTCTTGAAAGTATCTCCATGGAAAGGAATTTTGAGATTTGGGAAGCAGAGAAAGCTCAGTCGAAGATATATTGGACCATATGAAATCATTAAGAGAATTGGACCATTGGCTTATCGACTAGCATTACCGGGAGAGTTATCACAAATTCATGACGTGTTTCATATTTCCATGTTAAGAAGATATAGATCTGATCCTAGTCATGTTATACAAGAACCGGAGGTGGAAATCACAGAGAAATTGGTATACATAGAGGGAACCTATAGAAATACTAGGAGGAGAGGTAAAGAAATTAAGAAATAAGGAGATACCGATGGTTAAAGTAAGATGGAGTCGTCATTCTCCAAAGGAATTTACATGGGAGGTGGAAGAACACATGAGAATGAAATATCCTTATCTTTTTCATGATGGTGGTAAGTTCTTCAATTTCGAGACAAAATTTTCTAAGGTAGGGAGAGTTGTAACACCCACATTTGAATGCATTTTCATTCATTTTGACGATTAAGAGTAAGTGTCATTCATAAGCATTTACGTGAACATTTAAACAtatgatggatatataattaaatggAATAATTGGGGTTTGATTAATGCAATAActatttaaaatgaataataCTAGATATAACGACAAACAAATATATTAGAATTAAATTGTATTGAAAGCACCTCGGTAAAACTTAATTGGTTCGGTTACCATGAaaagaaataaactaaaagggttaagttggagtttaattatatttcaagGATTATATTAGAAGTTTGTATTGGAAGATAATTATATGAAACTAATCCTATTTTAGTTGAGTGAAACCTTATGTATAAGTTAAAtatcacctctttagctatatTTTCTTCATTTATCTAAACATGAGAGAAGAAAGAGTAAGAAAGTGATGAAAACCTAAATCTAAATCCAGAAACAATATCAATTACACTTTAATTGAAGTTTGGAATAATGACACTTTACCGAATATATTTGGTAagtaatttaattgttttggttaGAGTTTATCATCTTTTTGAAAGCAATCTGCACATATCTGAAAATGTTATCTCTGTTGTTTATATCATAAACCGAGTTATTGAACTCCACATGGATTGATTATTGATTCTATGGAAATTAAATCCAGTCTACTACAATTGTTATTCTTTGTGTTTCATCATTGGAAATCGTTATGATAGCCTAATATGCCATACCATTTTGTTGCTTTGTCTACCTATACAGCCTGATAGGGTGTCACCAAAACATGAATATCTCATTGTATTGAGATCTAATTTGGTTGGTTCATTTTGGTATGTTTTCTAGACTCATATACATATAAATTCACCGAATATCTTTTTCAAATTGTGTTTATATTGATGTGTGGATCAATTTCAAGATAGGGTATATGTTCTGCCTACTTTGTAGAACTATGGCTGCACCATTAGCTACTtgtgaaattgataaaatgcaTTATGCATGTCCAAACGAAGCCATTTTTGATTATGTGGATTCTTTAGGATGTTAACTAAAACATTTTAGTTTTTACAAAAGACTAATTCTGTCATTTGGATGGTAAATAAGGAAGTAACATTTAGATGTATAACCTGTCTAGACAGTTTAACCTAGTGGTATTGTAATGTGCATAATCTGATTTATACTAATCCAATTGATGTGCTTCCAATTGGAAATGAAATTAGACTCAAATGTACAGGACTCATATCAATATTTCGTATAAATGATATTTGAGTTAGGAGTAGTACCTATTTGAAGTCATTACACATAATCTGCCTAGAAAATGGGTTATGGTTACTAGTTTATTTCTTTatgtaaattatcaaaatagttttactTTGTGAATGAATTGAGATCGTATATGTGAATAAGTACTTATAGACTAGAAGGTAATACAATGGACAAGCCTGGAACTTCACGGGTTTGAGACTTGGTGAATTGAGTAAGTGAATAGATAgtgttatacttggtatataCGTTTGTTTGCAATTGCAAGTGTGTATTAATTTGAGACGTAAATGTGCTTGTGAATTATGGTTGAATTGTTTGCGCGAGTCATGTTTTGGTTTTGAGAATCATGTCatgcttatgtttggatattcaatgagaattgagatagt
This region of Mercurialis annua linkage group LG1-X, ddMerAnnu1.2, whole genome shotgun sequence genomic DNA includes:
- the LOC126669230 gene encoding uncharacterized protein LOC126669230 codes for the protein MRQLEGPEIVQETVGKIRTVQQCLKASQDRKKSYTDRHYREMEYEVGEKVFLKVSPWKGILRFGKQRKLSRRYIGPYEIIKRIGPLAYRLALPGELSQIHDVFHISMLRRYRSDPSHVIQEPEVEITEKLVYIEGTYRNTRRRGKEIKK